The Sediminispirochaeta smaragdinae DSM 11293 genome has a segment encoding these proteins:
- the feoB gene encoding Fe(2+) transporter permease subunit FeoB has product MKRVEGGASVSNFTIALAGNPNCGKTTLFNALTGGNQRIGNWPGVTVEKKEGWLSGSKQRKVVDLPGIYSLNAGSEDERVARDYLLSGEADLVVNIVDASHLERNLYLTTTIMEMGVPVVLFLNMMDLLEKEGSTINIKELESALGVPVVAGTATDKKSVAEAVARITELVGNVRPSDHKPVYPNEIEELISKWEKQAGGRWNALALYEGTAPSELHGRIPTEKIAAEREKISSLLKEESEVILADSRYGFIRGVIHDVFHAQERRRSVSEQIDKVVLNRFLGIPIFLVVMYLMFWLAISVGSSFIDFFDVLFGTIFVDGFGVLLGSIGSPDWVVSFLAGGVGAGIQTVATFVPVVFFMFLALSLLEDSGYMARAAFVMDRLMRALGLPGKAFVPMIVGFGCTVPAILATRTLENKRDRFMTIFMAPFMSCGARLPVYALFGAALFGAHAGAIVFSIYIIGVLLAVLTGLFLKHSLFRGEPGYFIMELPPYHAPRFKHVMIHTWTRLKVFLARAGKVIVIAVFLLGVLNSLGTDGSFGNEDTENSVLAVTGKAITPIFSPMGIKEESWPATVGLFTGLFAKEAVVGTLNGLYGQIAAAENNVAGDEGGEEEAFSLGAGIKDSFVALKDGVLGISGGIGSIVGADVISGGDEEAVAEAAEVDISIFSLMRRGFTPVSGYAYLLFVLIYFPCLAAFGAIVKEMGIGLGILEAIYLTVSAWAVAVFYYQIAEGGNFLWMIVSAAIMVAQFFVFRAIGNRNRKKEALQSA; this is encoded by the coding sequence AGATGAGAGGGTTGCACGCGACTATCTACTTTCGGGGGAAGCTGATCTTGTTGTCAACATAGTCGATGCCTCCCACCTTGAGCGAAATCTTTACTTAACCACGACCATCATGGAAATGGGTGTTCCTGTGGTTCTGTTCCTCAACATGATGGACCTTCTCGAGAAAGAAGGGAGTACCATCAATATTAAGGAACTGGAATCCGCTTTAGGAGTTCCTGTTGTTGCTGGTACCGCTACAGATAAGAAAAGTGTTGCCGAAGCGGTTGCACGGATTACCGAGCTCGTTGGGAACGTTCGCCCTTCGGATCATAAACCTGTCTATCCCAATGAGATAGAAGAGCTTATTTCGAAGTGGGAGAAGCAAGCCGGTGGCCGCTGGAATGCGTTGGCCCTTTATGAGGGAACTGCGCCTTCTGAGCTGCACGGACGGATTCCTACAGAAAAAATCGCTGCTGAGCGTGAAAAGATTTCATCGCTTCTGAAGGAAGAATCGGAAGTAATCTTAGCCGACAGCAGGTATGGTTTTATTCGTGGAGTCATTCATGATGTATTTCATGCACAGGAACGTCGAAGGAGTGTCTCCGAGCAAATTGATAAAGTCGTTTTGAATCGATTTCTTGGTATTCCGATTTTCCTTGTTGTAATGTACCTGATGTTTTGGCTTGCCATTTCCGTGGGCTCATCGTTTATCGATTTCTTCGATGTCTTATTTGGAACCATTTTTGTTGACGGATTTGGAGTGTTATTAGGTAGTATCGGCTCTCCGGATTGGGTCGTTAGTTTTCTGGCCGGAGGAGTTGGAGCCGGTATTCAAACGGTGGCAACCTTTGTTCCCGTGGTTTTCTTTATGTTCCTTGCTCTAAGCCTTCTTGAAGATTCAGGTTATATGGCCAGGGCCGCCTTTGTTATGGACCGCCTGATGCGGGCTCTCGGACTTCCCGGTAAGGCCTTTGTCCCGATGATCGTCGGTTTCGGATGTACGGTGCCTGCAATCCTGGCAACCAGGACCCTCGAAAACAAGCGGGACCGCTTTATGACGATCTTTATGGCGCCTTTTATGAGTTGTGGGGCGCGTCTGCCCGTGTATGCTCTCTTTGGTGCAGCTCTTTTTGGTGCTCATGCGGGAGCCATTGTGTTTTCGATTTATATTATCGGTGTTCTTTTGGCCGTTCTTACGGGCCTCTTTTTAAAGCATTCGCTTTTCAGGGGCGAACCTGGCTACTTTATCATGGAACTTCCTCCTTATCATGCTCCCCGTTTTAAGCATGTTATGATTCATACATGGACACGCTTGAAGGTTTTTCTTGCGAGAGCTGGAAAAGTGATTGTCATTGCCGTATTCCTCCTGGGTGTTCTCAATAGTCTTGGTACCGATGGTAGTTTTGGAAACGAGGATACCGAGAATTCGGTTCTTGCCGTTACCGGCAAGGCTATTACGCCTATATTCTCGCCGATGGGTATCAAAGAAGAAAGCTGGCCTGCAACCGTCGGACTTTTTACCGGTCTCTTTGCAAAGGAAGCGGTTGTTGGAACCCTCAATGGTCTTTACGGTCAGATAGCAGCGGCCGAAAACAATGTCGCTGGTGATGAAGGTGGGGAGGAAGAAGCCTTTAGCCTTGGTGCTGGTATTAAAGATTCTTTTGTTGCCTTGAAAGATGGAGTCCTTGGCATATCAGGTGGTATAGGCTCTATTGTCGGTGCTGATGTGATCAGTGGCGGGGATGAAGAAGCTGTTGCCGAAGCGGCGGAAGTTGATATTTCGATATTTTCTCTCATGCGGCGTGGTTTTACCCCTGTATCTGGATATGCTTATTTACTTTTTGTATTGATCTATTTCCCCTGTCTGGCAGCTTTTGGAGCGATCGTAAAAGAAATGGGGATTGGTTTAGGTATTCTTGAGGCTATTTATTTGACGGTTTCGGCTTGGGCTGTGGCTGTGTTCTACTATCAGATTGCTGAGGGCGGAAACTTCCTGTGGATGATTGTCTCGGCCGCAATCATGGTCGCCCAGTTCTTCGTGTTCAGGGCGATTGGCAACCGCAATAGGAAGAAAGAAGCGCTCCAATCTGCTTAA
- a CDS encoding DUF2023 family protein, with product MKVLAHHIYEYKKGLRSLVLHTLDASYEAEAVRRLERNNISYLIRRVNKRKINIFFGNKACVHVVTSFGDKPLNAFTPEEDFILGIMLGYNRTEQCKRYLARKEIFEIEAETARDLSFLPSGSLEKTG from the coding sequence ATGAAGGTACTTGCTCACCATATCTATGAATACAAAAAGGGGCTTCGCAGCCTGGTGCTGCATACCCTGGATGCCTCATATGAAGCTGAGGCCGTTCGTCGTCTTGAGCGAAATAATATCAGCTATTTGATCAGAAGGGTAAATAAGCGGAAAATTAATATTTTTTTCGGTAACAAGGCCTGCGTTCATGTTGTAACAAGTTTCGGTGATAAACCTTTGAACGCTTTTACGCCAGAAGAAGATTTCATTTTGGGAATTATGCTTGGCTACAACAGGACCGAGCAGTGTAAGCGCTATCTGGCCAGAAAAGAGATTTTCGAAATAGAGGCTGAGACCGCCCGTGACCTATCATTTCTGCCTTCAGGATCATTGGAGAAAACCGGCTGA
- a CDS encoding HD-GYP domain-containing protein has product MATAEDKITLHEMVEVIVTILNARDPYTYEHSWRVAALCEQIAKEMNVPQKWIDTLHIAAHLHDIGKVGIPDFILNKPGKLLPYEYELIKAHSIIGYQIVHKIPILQEIALYIRHHHERWDGKGYPDGLAGKEIPLGSRIIAVADTFDAITTHRPYRSPRPLGEAFTEIKAAAGSQLCPETCEVFIGMEKKITQLLGTVEQELKEAGRSLKK; this is encoded by the coding sequence ATGGCAACAGCAGAAGATAAAATCACCCTCCATGAGATGGTGGAAGTTATTGTAACGATTTTAAACGCACGGGATCCCTACACCTACGAACATTCCTGGAGAGTTGCGGCACTATGCGAGCAAATTGCAAAAGAGATGAATGTTCCACAAAAATGGATAGACACTTTGCATATTGCGGCACATCTTCACGACATAGGTAAGGTGGGCATTCCCGATTTTATTCTAAACAAACCTGGTAAGCTTTTGCCGTATGAATACGAGCTTATCAAGGCTCATTCGATCATAGGGTATCAAATCGTCCACAAGATTCCCATTCTGCAGGAGATTGCACTCTATATCAGGCATCATCATGAGCGATGGGACGGTAAGGGCTATCCCGATGGTTTGGCAGGGAAGGAGATACCCCTGGGCTCCAGAATCATTGCGGTAGCAGATACCTTCGACGCTATCACAACCCATAGACCATATCGCTCCCCTCGGCCATTAGGAGAAGCCTTCACCGAGATAAAAGCAGCGGCAGGAAGCCAGCTTTGCCCCGAAACCTGCGAGGTTTTTATCGGGATGGAGAAAAAGATAACACAACTTCTCGGTACTGTTGAACAAGAGCTAAAGGAAGCCGGTAGATCATTAAAAAAATAA
- a CDS encoding flavodoxin, with protein sequence MSKIAIFYGSTTGNTKDAAERIKNAFGDVELFDIADTSVEKMEQFDAVVVGTSTWGAGDLQDDWEMAIGKLGAVNLAGKKMAFFGLGDQESYSDTFVDGMGQLYDAFAKKDVSCIGQWPTDGYDFEESSAVRDNAFIGLALDEDNQSDLSDGRIASWAEQVKKEL encoded by the coding sequence ATGAGTAAGATTGCTATATTTTATGGCTCTACGACTGGAAATACAAAGGATGCCGCCGAGCGGATAAAAAATGCCTTTGGTGATGTGGAGTTGTTCGACATTGCCGATACTTCGGTTGAAAAGATGGAACAATTCGATGCCGTTGTCGTGGGAACCTCTACATGGGGTGCAGGAGATCTGCAGGATGATTGGGAGATGGCCATCGGAAAGCTTGGTGCTGTAAACCTGGCTGGGAAAAAGATGGCATTTTTTGGGCTCGGCGATCAGGAAAGCTATTCCGATACCTTTGTCGACGGGATGGGGCAACTTTATGATGCCTTTGCAAAAAAAGATGTAAGCTGCATCGGCCAGTGGCCGACCGACGGCTATGATTTTGAAGAATCCAGTGCGGTCAGGGACAATGCCTTTATCGGCCTTGCCCTGGACGAGGATAATCAGTCCGATCTAAGCGATGGACGCATCGCTTCATGGGCCGAACAGGTCAAAAAGGAGTTGTAA